The following are encoded in a window of Candidatus Nitrosotalea sinensis genomic DNA:
- a CDS encoding sodium:solute symporter family protein: MISTDVIVVFVALFAVFIGLGFYGKYWRRGDLNHVHEWSLAGRKLGTALVFFLIGADLYTAYSFVAIPSGVFAKGSLYFFAIPYVMLTFAVALVTMPKLWTLSREKGYITASDFVKDKFNSRTLAIMIAVTGIVAELPYIALQIVGMQSVLTVMLAGYANSQMVQEISLLIAFIILAAFTYTSGLRGATLTAIFKDILVWITVIAVIVIVPISIGGFGNAFKAASSSYVTLPENLVPAYATLILGSALALYLYPHAINGVLSAQSAHKLRSSTALLPLYGVGLAILALMGILVYAVPDAMKFLSSFPESSRGILVVPSLILYSLPGWFSGVALLGIFVGGLVPAAIMAMAQANLLTRNIVKEIKPNLSDKSEIKITKLSSTIFKFVALGFVFSVPATYAISLQLLGGILIVQILPAVLFGLYTKVLKKTPLITGLAAGIVSGILMVEMANNFGQLTSSLLKTPLGPLYIAVISLGINLVISFGGSIIQKRHDKKSAS; the protein is encoded by the coding sequence ATGATATCCACAGATGTCATAGTTGTATTTGTAGCATTATTTGCAGTCTTTATAGGCCTAGGATTTTATGGCAAATATTGGAGAAGGGGAGACCTAAACCATGTTCACGAGTGGTCACTAGCAGGAAGAAAACTTGGTACCGCTCTTGTCTTCTTTTTGATTGGGGCAGATCTTTATACAGCTTATAGCTTTGTTGCAATCCCGTCAGGAGTATTTGCAAAAGGATCACTGTATTTTTTTGCCATACCATACGTCATGTTGACTTTTGCCGTGGCACTTGTGACAATGCCAAAACTCTGGACACTCTCACGTGAGAAGGGATACATTACAGCATCAGATTTTGTAAAAGACAAGTTCAACAGCAGGACGCTTGCAATAATGATTGCAGTTACAGGCATCGTTGCAGAATTACCATACATTGCTCTCCAGATAGTTGGCATGCAGTCAGTCCTTACCGTGATGCTTGCAGGATATGCCAACTCTCAGATGGTACAAGAAATATCACTATTGATTGCATTCATAATTTTAGCAGCATTTACTTATACAAGTGGACTTCGTGGTGCCACACTTACTGCCATATTCAAAGACATACTGGTATGGATAACAGTAATTGCAGTGATTGTGATTGTCCCAATAAGCATAGGTGGATTTGGAAATGCATTCAAGGCTGCAAGTAGCAGTTATGTCACATTACCAGAAAATTTGGTTCCAGCATATGCTACACTAATACTTGGCAGCGCCCTGGCACTTTACCTATACCCACATGCAATAAACGGAGTTTTGAGTGCTCAAAGTGCCCACAAACTCCGCAGCAGTACCGCACTCTTGCCACTTTACGGAGTTGGACTTGCAATACTTGCACTCATGGGCATATTGGTATACGCAGTACCTGATGCAATGAAATTCTTGTCTAGTTTTCCAGAAAGCTCAAGAGGAATACTAGTAGTGCCATCGCTTATTTTGTACTCACTTCCTGGCTGGTTCTCAGGTGTTGCATTGCTCGGGATTTTTGTAGGCGGCCTTGTTCCTGCAGCAATAATGGCAATGGCTCAAGCAAATCTCCTTACAAGAAACATAGTCAAGGAGATAAAGCCAAACTTGTCAGACAAGTCCGAAATCAAGATAACAAAACTATCTTCAACCATATTCAAATTTGTTGCACTGGGGTTTGTATTTTCAGTTCCTGCAACCTATGCAATTTCATTACAGTTACTTGGAGGCATACTCATTGTACAGATACTGCCTGCAGTACTTTTTGGACTGTATACCAAAGTTCTCAAAAAAACGCCATTAATCACAGGATTGGCAGCTGGTATTGTATCAGGCATACTCATGGTAGAGATGGCAAATAATTTCGGCCAGCTTACATCATCTCTGTTAAAGACACCACTTGGTCCTCTATACATAGCAGTAATATCACTAGGAATCAATCTTGTGATATCATTTGGCGGAAGCATCATACAAAAAAGACATGACAAAAAATCTGCATCATAA
- a CDS encoding DUF3311 domain-containing protein, whose translation MSTRTKYITLALLILIPSFVNLGVPIYNRDDPELFGLPFFYWFQTIWLFACTGFYFAYSRITEKKS comes from the coding sequence ATGTCAACCAGAACCAAATACATCACCTTAGCACTACTCATCCTGATACCATCGTTTGTAAACTTGGGAGTTCCAATATACAACAGGGACGACCCAGAATTATTTGGGTTACCATTCTTCTATTGGTTCCAAACAATCTGGCTCTTTGCATGTACGGGATTTTATTTTGCATATTCTAGAATAACGGAGAAAAAATCATGA
- a CDS encoding DNA polymerase ligase N-terminal domain-containing protein translates to MEDEPSVSFCREIAKKYDYTTLARPVYVIQEHHATKLHWDLRFEVHNTLKSWALPKEPPQKMGEKRLAISVDDHPLEYAAFEGEIPSGNYGAGKVKIWDKGTFEVVESSEKKMIVNIHGSRLKGKYCLVHFEPEGKNWLFFKMKYDLK, encoded by the coding sequence GTGGAAGATGAGCCGTCTGTATCATTTTGTAGGGAGATTGCCAAAAAATATGATTACACGACACTGGCAAGGCCTGTTTATGTCATACAGGAACATCATGCTACCAAGTTGCACTGGGACTTGAGATTTGAAGTCCATAATACTCTGAAAAGTTGGGCCCTGCCAAAAGAGCCACCACAGAAAATGGGAGAAAAGCGACTGGCAATCTCTGTTGATGACCATCCTTTGGAATATGCGGCATTTGAGGGGGAGATACCTTCTGGCAATTATGGAGCAGGAAAGGTGAAGATATGGGACAAGGGCACATTTGAGGTTGTAGAGTCTAGTGAGAAAAAAATGATTGTAAACATACATGGCTCCAGGCTGAAGGGCAAGTATTGCCTGGTACACTTTGAGCCAGAGGGAAAAAATTGGTTGTTCTTTAAAATGAAATACGATCTCAAGTAG
- a CDS encoding SagB/ThcOx family dehydrogenase: MRNYEIDATWHYHNGTKHPNGMLLNRFHVYHPSHRPTPYKVYKNTSSIELTLDKNPTGVLTLDAISSQESFGNTTPDLKTLAKILYCSAGITKKIKFSGLGEVDFRAASCTGALYHIEIYIVCGNIPRLDAGVYHFDPKNMRLDVIRHGDYRGLVVDATANEQSAREAPVILIFTDVFSRNSIKYQARAYRHTFWDSGTILANTLAISSAHKTPTKIIAGFTDAPITKLLGVNPIQEAPILILTLGRSEPTASSIPHLSDTVPDSVPSDYDIEYPEITQMHDASSLLTPDEVSSWRVPLSIKKSQNTGIQLGDKAESSELIESTIIKRGSTRKFSLESITLEQLTTILDKTTHGINTDFSVDGESLSDIYIIANAVDGLEPGSYYYAQKNNSLEKLRQGNFRNASGNLGLDQDLPYDASVTIFFMTDLDKILKHFGNRGYRVAQLDAAITAGKMYLASYSLGLGATGLTFYDDLVTNFFSPHAKDKEPMFLMAIGKKEKST; encoded by the coding sequence TTGCGAAATTACGAAATTGATGCCACTTGGCATTATCACAATGGTACTAAACACCCAAACGGCATGCTTTTGAACAGATTTCATGTGTACCATCCATCTCACAGACCAACACCATACAAGGTTTACAAGAATACCTCATCCATAGAACTAACACTTGATAAAAATCCAACAGGAGTTTTGACACTAGATGCAATTTCATCGCAAGAGAGTTTTGGCAATACAACACCTGATCTTAAAACACTTGCAAAAATATTGTACTGTTCAGCAGGAATAACAAAAAAGATAAAATTTTCAGGACTCGGAGAGGTAGATTTTCGAGCAGCCTCATGCACTGGAGCCCTATATCACATCGAAATTTACATTGTATGTGGAAATATTCCAAGACTTGATGCAGGAGTATACCACTTTGATCCAAAGAATATGCGACTAGATGTCATAAGACATGGAGATTACAGAGGACTGGTAGTAGATGCGACTGCAAATGAACAATCAGCAAGAGAAGCCCCAGTGATTCTAATTTTCACAGATGTCTTTTCAAGAAATTCAATAAAATATCAGGCACGTGCATACAGGCACACATTCTGGGACAGTGGTACAATACTTGCAAACACACTAGCAATATCATCTGCACACAAGACCCCCACCAAGATTATTGCCGGCTTTACAGACGCACCCATTACCAAACTATTAGGAGTAAATCCCATCCAAGAGGCCCCAATCCTCATACTTACTCTTGGAAGATCAGAACCCACAGCATCTTCCATCCCACATCTTTCCGATACAGTACCTGATTCTGTACCATCAGATTACGATATAGAATACCCAGAGATAACCCAGATGCATGATGCATCATCTCTTTTAACGCCAGATGAAGTCTCATCATGGAGAGTACCACTTTCAATAAAGAAAAGCCAAAACACAGGCATTCAGCTTGGAGACAAGGCAGAATCATCAGAACTCATAGAGAGCACCATAATCAAGCGCGGCTCTACAAGAAAATTTTCATTAGAATCAATAACATTAGAACAACTAACCACAATACTAGACAAAACAACGCATGGCATCAATACAGACTTTTCTGTTGATGGAGAATCACTTTCAGACATTTACATCATAGCAAACGCAGTAGACGGGCTAGAGCCTGGCTCATATTATTATGCACAAAAAAATAATTCACTTGAAAAATTACGCCAAGGAAATTTCAGAAATGCATCAGGAAATCTCGGCCTTGATCAAGACCTACCATATGACGCAAGTGTTACAATATTTTTCATGACAGACCTGGACAAGATACTCAAACATTTTGGAAATCGCGGATACAGAGTTGCCCAGCTTGATGCTGCAATAACGGCAGGCAAGATGTATCTTGCATCATACAGTCTAGGACTTGGTGCCACGGGCCTTACATTTTACGATGATCTAGTAACAAACTTTTTCTCTCCCCACGCAAAAGACAAGGAACCAATGTTTCTCATGGCAATAGGCAAGAAAGAAAAATCTACTTGA
- a CDS encoding sialidase family protein, which translates to MPLIDSTAMKLGTILILSVVVFSGIGSSFAQVPSPGFTNPVTLSDSSSNSELPHIVVSGDGIFAIWSATHNGKSDVYFAKSTDGGATFSTPVNLSQSVSSQSLYPQLAEKDNHVYVIWQSSISGNSTVLMAKSTDGGTTFGTPVLISDDTKLSAFPQMAIDGNNVYSLWVEKSENNSTNVVFTKSIDQGNSFVPPVYITHGARNSGIPKIFAETGKVYLTWEDNNKGDFEVFLSKSSNSGDSFDSPVDISTSAGESGSPEVFVYQNNIYEVWMDNTSGNYDIMFTKSSDGGNTFSKPLDVSNLKGDSGYPQLAAWKNNVYVVWTQTMTGINYDIYFAKSSNNGDSFDAPINLSNNFGPSGWPKISSDGTIYVSWVDSTPGKFDVFITKSNDGGATFQDPTNLSNSVNESYENEMVVTNNSVYMVWEEGQRGNYTIAFSKSTTFVPEFGPLASVALMVSIVGIIAISVRSGLKFN; encoded by the coding sequence ATGCCATTAATTGATAGTACTGCCATGAAACTTGGAACTATTTTGATACTCTCTGTTGTGGTGTTTTCTGGTATAGGATCAAGTTTTGCACAGGTCCCGTCTCCTGGTTTTACAAATCCTGTGACTCTGAGTGATTCTTCTTCAAACTCTGAGCTGCCTCACATTGTAGTATCTGGGGATGGAATATTTGCAATTTGGAGTGCAACTCATAACGGCAAGTCTGATGTTTATTTCGCAAAAAGCACTGATGGTGGTGCCACATTTAGTACTCCGGTCAACCTATCACAGTCTGTATCAAGTCAGTCACTTTATCCGCAACTGGCAGAAAAGGACAATCATGTCTATGTCATATGGCAATCTTCAATCTCTGGCAACTCTACTGTATTGATGGCAAAAAGCACTGATGGTGGTACAACTTTTGGAACGCCTGTGCTCATAAGTGATGATACAAAACTATCTGCATTTCCGCAGATGGCAATTGATGGAAACAACGTCTATTCTTTATGGGTTGAAAAATCTGAAAACAATTCAACAAATGTTGTGTTTACAAAAAGTATTGATCAAGGAAATTCATTTGTTCCGCCTGTGTACATAACACATGGTGCAAGAAATTCTGGAATTCCGAAAATATTTGCTGAGACCGGAAAGGTGTATCTGACTTGGGAGGACAACAACAAGGGGGACTTTGAGGTCTTTTTGAGCAAGAGTAGTAACTCTGGAGACTCGTTTGATTCTCCAGTTGATATTAGCACAAGCGCTGGAGAGTCTGGCTCTCCTGAAGTGTTTGTGTATCAAAATAACATCTACGAAGTGTGGATGGATAACACCTCTGGAAACTATGATATCATGTTTACAAAAAGTAGCGATGGAGGAAACACGTTCTCAAAACCGCTTGATGTTAGTAATCTCAAAGGTGATTCTGGTTACCCGCAACTTGCTGCATGGAAAAATAATGTCTATGTCGTGTGGACTCAGACCATGACTGGAATAAACTATGACATTTATTTTGCAAAGAGCAGCAATAACGGGGATTCATTTGATGCACCCATCAACCTAAGTAATAATTTTGGACCGTCTGGATGGCCCAAGATTTCATCTGATGGTACAATCTATGTAAGTTGGGTAGACAGCACTCCTGGAAAATTTGATGTGTTTATCACAAAGAGCAATGACGGTGGAGCTACATTTCAAGATCCTACGAATTTGAGCAACAGTGTAAATGAATCATATGAAAATGAGATGGTTGTAACAAACAATTCGGTGTACATGGTGTGGGAGGAAGGACAACGAGGAAACTATACTATTGCGTTTTCAAAGAGCACCACATTTGTTCCAGAATTTGGACCGCTTGCATCTGTTGCATTGATGGTATCAATTGTGGGAATAATTGCTATATCTGTCAGGTCTGGTCTTAAATTCAACTGA
- a CDS encoding VOC family protein — translation MKLHHVGIVVKSINQSLGELGKYLNFETKTMILPVASQKVNICLLKVGEPFIELIEPASPDSAISEFAKSGGGIHHLCFEVKNIQSELDRLEEKGATVLVKPVEGFDNRRIAFVDLNTPNTKCGLVELLEIPQ, via the coding sequence ATGAAATTACACCATGTAGGCATCGTAGTAAAGAGCATAAACCAATCTCTGGGAGAGCTTGGCAAGTATCTTAATTTTGAGACAAAAACCATGATACTTCCTGTTGCAAGTCAAAAAGTCAACATCTGCCTCCTTAAAGTGGGAGAGCCATTCATTGAACTAATAGAGCCAGCTTCTCCAGATTCTGCCATAAGTGAATTTGCAAAATCCGGAGGAGGAATTCACCACCTTTGCTTTGAGGTAAAAAACATACAATCAGAGCTTGACAGATTGGAAGAAAAAGGCGCAACAGTTCTTGTCAAGCCAGTAGAAGGTTTTGACAATAGGCGCATAGCATTTGTTGACTTGAATACACCAAATACAAAATGCGGTCTAGTAGAACTATTAGAGATACCACAGTAA
- a CDS encoding radical SAM protein, which yields MLEKLVKESKALEKAIAGEELSFDDGMELMSYDNLYMLGAAADLVRQKKIGPTVTFAASYYMNYTNVCAASCQMCAFYRKGDESDAYTLSAKDIEARVAMAKNMGATEVHIVGGFHPELPLEYYEEMFRTIKKSHPELNIKALTAAEVFFISKLTKNSVKEILTRLKAAGLDTMPGGGAELFHPDIRSKIVRGKCSGQEWLDTIEQAHNLGIKSNATMLFGHIEKPEHIVDHLVKLREVQKRTKGFITLIPLKFSLDNTELEKKGLVTAESPSTYDLRITAVSRLMLANQLDNISVYWVALGKKLAQVALTYGGNDLVGTAFSEEIYRAAGKGTNSSIVELANMIKEIGREPAQRDTFFKVIKKF from the coding sequence GTGCTAGAAAAGCTAGTAAAAGAATCAAAGGCACTTGAAAAAGCCATCGCAGGTGAGGAACTTTCATTTGATGATGGAATGGAGCTAATGTCTTATGATAATCTCTACATGCTTGGTGCTGCTGCAGATTTGGTGCGCCAGAAAAAAATTGGACCCACCGTAACATTTGCTGCATCTTATTACATGAATTACACTAATGTCTGCGCTGCAAGCTGCCAGATGTGCGCATTTTACAGAAAGGGCGATGAATCTGATGCATACACTCTATCTGCAAAAGATATCGAAGCCAGAGTGGCAATGGCAAAGAACATGGGAGCAACAGAGGTTCACATTGTTGGAGGTTTTCATCCTGAACTACCATTGGAGTATTATGAGGAAATGTTCAGGACAATAAAGAAGAGTCATCCTGAATTAAACATCAAAGCACTTACTGCAGCTGAAGTATTTTTCATATCAAAGCTGACAAAAAATTCTGTCAAAGAAATACTGACACGACTCAAGGCTGCTGGGCTTGACACCATGCCTGGTGGAGGTGCAGAGCTGTTTCATCCGGATATTAGAAGCAAGATTGTACGCGGCAAGTGCTCAGGGCAGGAGTGGCTTGATACTATAGAGCAGGCGCATAATCTTGGAATAAAAAGCAACGCAACAATGCTATTTGGCCATATTGAAAAGCCTGAGCATATTGTAGATCATCTTGTAAAGTTACGTGAGGTGCAAAAGAGAACCAAGGGGTTTATCACGTTGATACCTCTCAAGTTTAGCCTTGATAATACTGAACTTGAAAAAAAGGGTCTTGTAACAGCTGAGAGCCCATCAACATATGACTTGAGAATAACTGCCGTATCTAGATTGATGCTTGCAAACCAACTTGATAACATCTCTGTGTATTGGGTTGCATTGGGAAAAAAGCTTGCACAGGTTGCATTGACATATGGTGGAAATGACTTGGTGGGAACTGCATTTTCTGAGGAGATTTATCGTGCAGCAGGCAAGGGAACAAACTCTTCTATTGTGGAGCTTGCAAATATGATAAAAGAGATTGGAAGAGAGCCAGCACAACGAGACACTTTCTTTAAAGTTATAAAAAAATTCTAA
- a CDS encoding winged helix-turn-helix transcriptional regulator → MPLKLDDIDLAILESLVKDGRKSFRQISRETKVSTPTVKLHYERLVNAGLIKGVSVELDLGKLETKTSANLDQIKHKSLNGNKIKIGKDMLVKITCDYCNGPTHNKPTILKVGSQERFFCCTSCRTLYKEKYRNKIESITKSNQE, encoded by the coding sequence ATGCCCCTAAAACTAGACGACATTGACCTTGCAATATTAGAATCACTTGTCAAGGACGGACGAAAGTCTTTTCGCCAGATATCAAGGGAGACAAAGGTGAGCACACCCACTGTGAAACTACATTATGAGAGACTTGTAAATGCAGGACTGATCAAGGGTGTATCAGTAGAGCTAGACCTTGGAAAATTAGAAACAAAAACAAGTGCCAATCTGGACCAGATAAAACACAAGTCACTCAATGGAAACAAGATAAAGATAGGCAAGGACATGCTTGTAAAAATAACATGTGATTATTGCAATGGTCCCACACACAACAAACCCACAATACTCAAAGTTGGTTCGCAAGAAAGATTTTTCTGCTGCACATCATGTCGGACACTATACAAAGAAAAATATCGCAATAAAATAGAATCCATAACCAAATCTAACCAAGAATGA
- a CDS encoding heavy metal translocating P-type ATPase has protein sequence MPDTVTPQNRTVRTALKIGGMHCAGCVNSIQDHVGALGGVTKCEVNLASEKATLEFDPKITDLKSIEKAVEEIGYKVVYEKLTVKIENMTDSSDAQKLEKKLGSINGIQHASANFGNGKIVLEYNPTLVSLADIRKAITGSRYSIGREDYVTFADSEATKFKKLFFLGLGFAIPVLLFGYQEYVPFIPLHGSATAAYLVFSCASIVQFVVGWRFYAGAYRIGKMKSANMDTLIVTGTTTAYLFSVANTFPTPNWNHIYYDASALVVVFVMLGKYLETKTKGKTSSLVQKMIELQPRTAKIRRDGQELEVPVETIKPGDVLIVRPGEKIPVDSLVLGGNSAVDESMVTGESVPLNKKTGDLVVGGTVNMEGMLVIRAERVGSDTVLAQIIKLVEDAMGRKPPMQKMVDKVSGYFAFAIIAIALATFVAWYTLTPGIHQISASLIPAVAIMVVACPCALGLATPTAVMVGMSKAAQNGVIFKDGMSLEMLGKVKTIVFDKTGTLTSGKPTVTDVISLKQSMSGKIIGEDKVLEVAAIAEKNSEHPLAKSIVQYAINMKIQLGKSDSFFAVPGKGVRAVYDGNNILVGSPGFVQDEGINIESAQRISNQLQEKGKTVILVVWCETLIGLVALIDTPKSSARPAIQYLQKMGIKTVMLTGDNQSTAKFVADDIGIMTVFANVLPSAKSDVIQSLQKNGPVAMVGDGINDAPALTSADIGIAIGSGTDIALEAGNVILIRDDLMDVVSAIETSRKTVSKIKQNLFYAFGYNVVLVPIAGLGLLYPAIAGLAMAASSVSVTSSSLLLKRWSPPSKKKK, from the coding sequence ATGCCTGATACGGTCACGCCTCAAAATAGGACGGTGCGCACTGCTCTAAAGATAGGTGGAATGCACTGTGCTGGGTGCGTAAATTCCATTCAAGATCACGTTGGTGCACTTGGGGGAGTGACAAAATGTGAGGTCAACTTGGCTTCTGAGAAAGCCACACTGGAATTTGATCCAAAAATTACTGATCTAAAATCTATTGAAAAGGCAGTTGAAGAAATTGGCTACAAAGTTGTCTATGAAAAACTCACTGTCAAGATAGAAAATATGACTGATTCAAGTGATGCACAAAAGCTGGAAAAAAAACTTGGCAGCATTAATGGAATACAACATGCTTCTGCCAATTTTGGTAATGGGAAAATTGTTCTGGAATACAATCCTACTTTGGTTTCACTTGCTGACATAAGAAAAGCAATCACTGGTAGCAGATATTCTATAGGGCGTGAAGATTATGTCACTTTTGCAGATTCTGAAGCAACCAAATTCAAAAAATTATTTTTTCTAGGATTAGGATTTGCAATTCCTGTTTTGCTTTTTGGATATCAGGAATATGTTCCATTTATTCCGTTGCATGGTAGTGCAACTGCTGCATATCTTGTCTTTTCTTGTGCAAGTATTGTGCAGTTTGTTGTTGGGTGGAGATTTTATGCTGGAGCGTATCGTATTGGGAAGATGAAATCTGCAAATATGGATACTTTGATTGTTACAGGAACTACTACTGCATATCTGTTTAGTGTCGCCAATACATTTCCGACTCCAAACTGGAATCATATCTATTATGATGCATCAGCACTGGTTGTAGTTTTTGTAATGTTGGGCAAGTATCTTGAGACAAAAACAAAGGGAAAGACATCATCACTTGTACAAAAGATGATTGAGCTACAACCCAGGACTGCAAAAATCAGAAGAGATGGGCAGGAACTTGAGGTGCCAGTTGAGACGATAAAACCGGGTGACGTGCTAATTGTAAGGCCTGGAGAAAAAATTCCTGTTGACAGTCTAGTCCTGGGAGGAAACTCGGCAGTTGATGAATCTATGGTAACTGGAGAATCTGTTCCCTTGAACAAAAAAACTGGGGATCTAGTTGTGGGTGGAACTGTAAACATGGAAGGCATGCTTGTGATAAGGGCAGAAAGAGTTGGAAGCGATACAGTTCTTGCCCAGATTATAAAACTAGTTGAAGACGCAATGGGTCGTAAACCTCCAATGCAAAAGATGGTGGACAAGGTTTCTGGATATTTTGCATTTGCAATAATTGCGATTGCCCTTGCAACCTTTGTTGCATGGTATACATTAACACCTGGAATACACCAGATATCTGCGTCACTGATTCCTGCTGTTGCAATAATGGTAGTTGCATGTCCCTGTGCACTTGGGCTTGCCACTCCGACAGCTGTGATGGTGGGAATGAGCAAGGCTGCTCAAAATGGAGTTATCTTCAAGGATGGAATGTCACTTGAAATGCTCGGCAAGGTAAAGACTATAGTGTTTGACAAGACTGGCACTCTGACATCTGGAAAACCTACTGTTACAGATGTGATTTCACTCAAGCAGAGCATGTCTGGGAAAATTATTGGTGAAGATAAAGTTCTAGAGGTTGCAGCAATTGCTGAAAAAAATTCAGAACATCCACTTGCAAAATCAATTGTTCAATATGCAATCAACATGAAAATACAACTTGGGAAATCTGATAGTTTTTTTGCTGTTCCTGGCAAGGGAGTACGAGCTGTTTATGATGGTAACAACATACTGGTAGGCAGTCCTGGATTTGTTCAAGATGAGGGAATAAACATTGAATCTGCACAGCGAATCTCAAATCAATTACAAGAAAAAGGCAAGACTGTCATACTTGTTGTATGGTGTGAAACTCTGATTGGTCTTGTGGCATTGATTGATACCCCAAAGTCAAGTGCAAGGCCTGCCATACAGTATCTACAAAAAATGGGGATCAAGACTGTGATGTTGACAGGTGACAATCAATCAACTGCCAAGTTTGTTGCAGATGACATTGGAATTATGACTGTCTTTGCAAATGTATTGCCGTCTGCCAAGTCCGATGTAATACAATCACTGCAAAAAAATGGGCCTGTTGCTATGGTTGGAGATGGTATCAATGATGCACCTGCATTGACTAGTGCCGATATTGGAATTGCAATAGGTAGTGGAACTGATATTGCATTGGAGGCTGGTAATGTAATTTTAATCAGAGATGATTTGATGGACGTAGTATCTGCAATAGAAACAAGCAGAAAGACTGTCAGCAAGATAAAACAAAATCTGTTCTATGCCTTTGGATATAATGTGGTGCTTGTCCCGATTGCAGGTCTTGGACTGTTGTATCCTGCCATTGCAGGTCTTGCCATGGCTGCAAGCTCGGTATCAGTTACAAGCAGCTCTCTGTTGCTAAAAAGATGGTCTCCTCCAAGCAAGAAAAAAAAGTGA
- a CDS encoding menaquinone biosynthesis family protein, producing the protein MEITIGHTPDADDAFMFYGMLSGKVTSPHFTIKHVVEDIETLNKRSLKHELDVTAVSAHACAYLKDYTILRSGGSFGKGYGPIIVAKQNLDVDKLRASKIAIPGKMTSAFLLLELMIGKFDYIEMKFSDIPDAVASGKADAGLVIHEGQITYDQKNLMKLFDIGTWWRDSTGGLPVPLGVNVMSNHFGIETIKKFDEFFRESIVYGMARPNEALDYSMQYGRGQAKETIDRFVRMYVNDVTIDMGVLGEQAIRSLFQMGIEKGFVPEFDLRIA; encoded by the coding sequence GTGGAGATTACAATAGGTCACACACCAGATGCAGATGATGCATTCATGTTTTATGGAATGCTCAGTGGCAAGGTTACCTCACCTCATTTTACAATCAAACATGTCGTAGAAGATATTGAAACATTGAACAAACGTTCTCTCAAGCACGAGCTTGATGTTACAGCAGTCTCTGCCCATGCTTGTGCATATCTCAAAGATTACACCATACTACGAAGTGGCGGCAGCTTTGGCAAAGGATATGGACCAATAATTGTAGCAAAACAAAATCTAGATGTAGACAAACTGCGCGCATCCAAAATTGCAATACCGGGAAAAATGACATCAGCATTTCTTTTGCTAGAATTAATGATTGGAAAATTTGATTACATTGAGATGAAGTTTAGCGACATTCCAGACGCAGTAGCAAGTGGCAAGGCAGATGCAGGACTTGTAATTCACGAGGGTCAGATAACATATGACCAAAAGAACTTGATGAAACTTTTTGATATTGGCACATGGTGGAGAGACAGCACTGGAGGATTACCAGTTCCTCTTGGAGTAAATGTGATGAGCAATCATTTTGGAATTGAAACCATCAAAAAATTTGACGAGTTTTTCCGAGAGTCCATTGTATATGGAATGGCAAGACCAAATGAGGCTCTAGATTACTCTATGCAGTATGGACGAGGACAAGCAAAGGAGACAATTGACAGATTTGTCCGCATGTATGTCAACGATGTAACAATTGACATGGGCGTACTTGGAGAGCAGGCAATCAGGAGTTTATTCCAAATGGGAATAGAAAAGGGATTTGTCCCAGAGTTTGATCTGCGCATAGCTTAA